In Haemophilus parainfluenzae, one genomic interval encodes:
- the tdeA gene encoding toxin/drug exporter TdeA, with product MLKMKKLTLAIAMATALAGCANIGDSYKASQQDYQNYAEITKQFNVKENWWALYNDSQLNRVVEQALVNNKDLAKASVAVNRALYNANLAGANLIPAFSGSTQSSASKNVKTGGSSTISHKGALNVSYTLDLWQRLADTADAAEWSHKATAEDLEATKLSLINSVVTTYYQIAYLNDAISTTQESIKYYNDISSIMQRRLSQGVADSASVDQAQQAVLNARNNLINYQTQRKTAEQTLRNLLNLKPEEALNINFPHILNVKNVGVNLNVPVSVIANRPDVKGYQYRLSNAFKNAKATEKGWFPEVTLGGSLTSSGTKVGNALHNPVGTGLIGISLPFLNWNTVKWNVKISEADYETARLNYEQSITKALNDVDTNYFAYTQAQSAFANLQKTHSYNQRITKYYRDRYNAGVSELREWLAAANTEKSSQLSILNAKYNIIQAENAVYSSMAGYYSR from the coding sequence ATGTTAAAAATGAAAAAATTAACCTTAGCAATCGCGATGGCAACTGCTCTAGCGGGTTGTGCTAACATCGGCGATTCTTATAAAGCGAGCCAGCAGGATTACCAAAATTATGCGGAAATCACCAAACAATTTAATGTAAAAGAAAACTGGTGGGCACTTTACAATGATTCACAATTAAATCGTGTAGTAGAACAAGCATTAGTTAATAACAAAGATTTAGCCAAAGCGTCTGTCGCCGTAAACCGCGCTCTATATAATGCAAACCTTGCAGGTGCGAATTTAATTCCTGCATTTAGTGGTTCAACCCAATCTTCTGCAAGTAAAAATGTAAAAACAGGTGGCAGCTCAACCATCAGTCATAAAGGTGCATTAAATGTGAGTTATACGTTAGATCTATGGCAACGTTTAGCGGATACCGCTGATGCCGCCGAATGGTCACACAAAGCAACGGCTGAAGATTTAGAAGCAACGAAACTGTCACTCATCAACTCTGTTGTGACAACCTATTATCAAATTGCCTACTTGAATGACGCGATCAGCACCACGCAAGAAAGCATTAAATACTACAACGATATTAGCAGCATTATGCAACGCCGTTTATCACAAGGTGTTGCGGACAGCGCAAGTGTAGATCAAGCACAACAAGCGGTATTGAATGCACGTAACAACTTGATCAACTATCAAACACAACGTAAAACTGCAGAACAAACTTTACGTAACTTACTGAACTTAAAACCAGAAGAAGCATTAAATATCAACTTCCCACACATTCTTAATGTGAAAAATGTGGGCGTAAATTTAAACGTTCCAGTTTCTGTGATTGCGAATCGTCCTGATGTGAAAGGCTATCAATATCGCTTAAGCAATGCATTCAAAAATGCAAAAGCAACTGAAAAAGGTTGGTTCCCTGAAGTCACTTTAGGCGGTAGCTTAACATCAAGTGGCACCAAAGTCGGTAATGCATTGCACAATCCAGTTGGTACAGGTTTAATCGGCATTAGCCTACCATTCCTCAACTGGAATACGGTAAAATGGAACGTGAAAATCTCTGAGGCAGATTATGAAACCGCACGTTTAAACTATGAGCAAAGTATTACTAAAGCCTTGAATGATGTAGATACCAACTACTTCGCCTATACACAAGCACAAAGTGCCTTTGCTAACTTGCAAAAAACACACAGCTATAACCAACGTATCACCAAATACTATCGTGATCGTTACAATGCGGGTGTATCTGAATTACGTGAATGGCTCGCCGCGGCAAATACAGAGAAAAGCTCTCAACTTTCTATCTTGAATGCGAAATACAACATTATTCAAGCAGAAAATGCCGTATATAGCTCAATGGCAGGTTATTACTCTCGTTAA